The following is a genomic window from Flavobacterium sp..
AATTTAGGTGTGTGAATATCTAATTTACCCCAAGTAATTTTTTCATTTGGAACTGCTCCAGAGTAAGAACCATAACTAGTTGTAGAATCAGATATTTGACAGAAGTAGCTCCAAAACGGTACATCATGCATTTCCATATCTTGATATAACATAGGAACCACACATATTGGGAAATCTCCAGCGATTCCTCCACCAATTTGGAAGAAACCAATTCCTTTTCCAGCACAATTTTTTGGATACCAATCTGCTAGCCACATCATGTATTCAATTCCACTTTTCATTGTAGTAGCTTTGAATTCTCCTTTGATACAATAAGAAGAGAAAATGTTACCCATTGTACTATCTTCCCATCCAGGAACAACAATTGGTAAATTCTTTTCAGCTGCAGCCACCATCCATGAGTCTGCTGGGTCAATTTCGTAGTATTGTTTTAAAACACCTGAATTAATCATTTGGTACATAAATTCATGTGGAAAATAACGTTCACCTTTTGAGTCTGCATTATTCCAGATATCAAATAAATGCGATTGAAGTCTTCTGAAAGCTTCTTCCTCTGGAATACAAGTATCTGTTACACGATTATAATGATTTTCTAATAAATCCCATTCTTCTTGAGGTGATAAATCTCTATAATTTGGAACTCTTTTATAAGAATTATGAGCTACTAAGTTCATGATATCTTCTTCTAAATTAGCTCCAGTACAAGAAATAATATGTACCTTATCTTGACGAATCATTTCAGCTAATGATTTACCTAATTCAGCAGTACTCATTGCACCTGCTAAAGTAATCATCATTTTTCCGTTGTCTAATAAATGTTCTTCATAACCTTTTGCTGCATCTACTAAAGCTGCAGAGTTAAAGTGAAGATAATGTTTCTCTATAAACTGACTAACTGGTCCTTTGCTCATTTTTCTTATTTTATTGTTCTTTTCTTTTGTTGTATCCTAAAATTTCTAAAACATCTTCGGCTTTTTGTTGTTCTGAAAACACTTCAGTTGCAATAATACCGTTCTTGTCTTTATCAATTAAAATGTGTTTTGGTTGCGGTAAAATACAATGACTTAATCCACCAAAACCTCCAATTGTTTCTTGGTAAGCGCCTGTGTTAAAAAATCCTATATATAAAGGTTTTTCTTTATTGTATTTAGGTAAATAAACGGCATTCATGTGTTGTTCAGAATTGTAATAATCATCACCATCACACGTTAATCCTCCCAGTAAAACCCTTTCATAAGTATCGTTCCAACGATTAACGGCAATCATTACAAAACGTTTGTTAATTGCCCATGTATCTGGAAGTGTTGTAATGAATGACGAATCAATCATGTTCCAGTTTTCACGATCATTTTGTTTCTTTTGATATAAAACTTGGTATAATGCACCGCCAGCTTCACCAACAGTGAACGAACCAAATTCGGTAAATATGTGAGGAACTTGAACTTCTGCTTCATCACAAGCAATTTTAATTTGGTTCAAAATTTCATCAACCATATATTGATAATCATAATCAAAGGCTAATGAATTTTTGATTGGAAAACCACCACCAATATTTAAACTATCTAAAGTAGGACATTCTTTTTTCAAAGCAATGTATACTTTCATACATTTTAATAGCTCATTCCAATAGTAGGCGGTATCACGAATTCCTGCATTAATAAAGAAGTGAAGCATTTTTAATTCCACTTTTTTATTTTCTGCAATTTGTTTACGATAAAATGGTACAATATCTTTATATCCAATTCCTAAACGAGAGGTATAAAACTCAAATTTCGGCTCTTCTTCAGCTGCAATACGTATTCCGATTTTAAATTTTCCGTCAATTTCTTCTTGAAGTAAATCTAATTCTTCAAAATTATCAATTACCGGAATCGTATTTTTATGTCCGTTGTTGATTAAACGTGCAATATTGGTTACATATTGATCGCGTTTAAAGCCATTACAAACAATAAAAGTGTTTTTATTGATTTTTCCTTGTTCCATTAATGTTTCAACAATGTTGATATCAAAAGCAGAAGAAGTTTCAATATGAATGTTGTTTTTTAAGGCTTCATTTAAAATAAATTCAAAATGTGAACTTTTAGTACAGTAGCAATAGAAATATTTAGCATCATAATCATGCTTTTCCATAGCATTTCTAAACCACATTTTGGCTCTATTAATGTTTTGAGAAATTTTTGGTAAATAAGTAAACTTCAAAGGTGTACCATATTCTTCAACTAATTTCATTAAGTCAATACCATGAAATTGAAGTTCATCTTTGTTTAGTGTAAATTCTTCTTGTGGGAAATAAAAAGTCTGATTTATTAAATCGTAATATTTTGTGTTCATTTTGAAAATTAGATTAAATTATAAAAGGTAACATCTATTTTTAATCTCGATTTTCAAACCCTAATATTGGCAAAGCGAATTAGTAATTTTTCGCTAAACACCTTTGAGGTTTCAAATAAATCAGTAATATGAAAGCTAAAGATAGAAAAAAACAACCGAGCAATAATAGATATGTCGACATTTCTATTATTTCGTTTTCTGTTAAAATTAGATTGTTTTTTGTTTTCTTTCATTAGGGCAAAGTTAAAAAATTAAATCGCTAAAAAATAAAGAAAAAAAAAAAAAATAATTAGATGGAATAATCTTTAAAAGCATTGTAAATCAATGTGTTGTCTGATTCTTGATTGATTTTTATTTTACCAATCCCATCAAGTAATGTAAATTTCACTTTTCCAAACTCATTTTTTTTATCAAAAATAAGGAGTTCAATGATTTTTTCAATATCAAATGGAGTGAATTCAATTTTCTCAAATACATCATTAATAATGTATTTAATTTCCTGATATTCTTCATTGGTTAGTAAGTTTTTTTCTTTTGAAATATAACTTTCTAATATCATTCCAACCGCAATTGCTTCGCCATGAAGTAATGTTGTTTTAGCATTTTTTTCTAAAAAATAACTTTCGATAGCATGACCTAAAGTGTGTCCAAAGTTTAAAGATTTTCTAATCCCATTTTCGGTTAAATCTTCACAAACAATTGTATTTTTTATTTGAATTGATTGATGAATTAAGTTGTTTAAATCATCTGTATGTAAGTCTTTTAAATCTTTAAATTTATCCCAATATTTGTTGTCAAAAATCAATCCATGTTTCAGCATTTCAGCCAAACCAGATCGCATTTCGTTTTGAGGCAATGTGTTTAAAAATTGAGTATCAACTATTACAGCTTTTGGTTCACGAATTATCCCAATTTGATTTTTTAAATTTCCTAAATCTACACCGTTTTTACCTCCAATTGAAGCATCAACCATAGATAGCAATGTTGTTGGGATATTAATAAAATCTATGCCTCTTTTAAATGTGCAAGCTACAAACCCTCCTAAATCCGAAATAACACCACCTCCTAAGTTAATTAATACGCTTTTACGATCGCCTCCAAGTTCTGATAACGCTCCCCAAACTTCAGTGCATGTTTCAATATTTTTATGAATTTCACCCACTTCCAATTCGATTATTTCAATTTCGATTTCCGTAACTAAATTATTTAGTAAATGTGGTAAACAATATTGTGAAGTATTTTCATCAACTAAAATAAATATTTTTGAATAACGCGAAGGAATTAGTAGTTCTGCTAAAGTTTCATATCCTTCTAAATCAAAGTAAACACTATATTGGGTTGCTGTAATTGTTTGCATGTAAAAAGCTTGAATTTTATTGCAAAATAAGGCATTTTTTATTTAAAATTAGCAAAATCTAACGTATATTTGTGTCGCTTTTTATTAAAAATATCATGAATAAAATATTTGACAATACACAAGTTGCTTTTTCTTTAAAAAGTGACACAGAACTCGAAAGAGCTTATTTTCTTTTCAAATTAATTGCTAGTCAACCACTTGTAAAAATAGGAACTGCGGTTACAAATTTTGCTCTTAAAGCACATTTACCTGTAGAAGGATTGATTCGTTCAACTGTATTTGATCATTTTTGTGGTGGTGTTAACGAAGTAGATTGTTTAAAAGTGGTAGATAATATGTTTACCAAAGGTGTTTCGTCGGTTTTGGATTATTCTGTAGAAGGGAAAGAAGAAGAAGAACAGTTTGACGCTGCTTTAGAAATGACATTGAAAACAATTGAATTTGCTAGAGAACGTGAAGCCATTCCGTTTGCAGTTTTTAAACCAACCGGTTTTGGTCGTTTAGATTTGTATGAAAAAGTAGGAGAGAAGTCGGTTTTAACGAAAGCTGAACAACAAGAATGGAATCGTGTAATTGCTCGATTTGATTTGGCTTGTAGAACCGCACATGAAAAAGATGTTTTATTACTAATTGACGCAGAGGAGAGCTGGATGCAAGATGCAGCAGATGCAATTGTTTCCGATATGATGCGCAAGTACAACAAACAAAAGGCTATTGTATTCAATACGTTGCAAATGTATCGTTGGGATCGATTGGATTATTTAAAAAATCTTCATGACCAAGCGAAAGTAGAAGGTTTTTTTATTGGAATGAAGTTAGTTCGTGGAGCTTATATGGAAAAAGAAAATGAAAGAGCAGAAGCACGTGGATTAAAATCTCCAATATGTGTTTCTAAAGAAGCTACTGATATTAATTACGATGCAGCCGTTTTGTATATGGTTGAAAATATTTACAAAATGGCTGTTTTTGCTGGAACACACAATGAAGAAAGCTCATACAAATTAATGCAATTAATGACAGAGAAAGGAATTGCTAAAAACGATAATCGTATCTTTTTTGGACAATTATTAGGGATGAGTGATAATATTAGTTTTAATTTAGCTTCTAATGGTTATAATGTTGCTAAATATTTGCCATTTGGACCAGTAAGAGATGTTATGCCATACTTAATTAGAAGAGCAGAAGAAAACACTTCAGTTGCTGGACAAACTAGTAGGGAATTGATGTTAATTAAAAAAGAAAAGGAGAGAAGGAAATTGTAAAATGAATAAATTTTTTTTATTAAAAAAAAAATATTAATTTTGATTAAATTTAATTTTAATATTATGAAAAAAACTTTACTTTTTTTATTGCTACCATTTTTTTCAAATGCACAGATTTTCCAATCAGGATTTGAAAATGTAAATGGTCCGCTTTCTCAATGGACTCTTTACAATCAGGATAATTTAACTCCAAACACAAATGTTAGTTATGTTAATGGTGCATGGGTGCAATCTTTATCAGAATTTGATAATAATGTAGCATTAAGCACTTCATGGTATGCTTCTGCAGGAGTTTCTAATGATTGGATGGTTAGTCCTGCTATATCATTACCGTCAGGAAGTTCAACTTTATACTGGCAAGCTAGAGCTTATGATGCTACTTATCCAGATTCTTATAAAGTATATGTTTCTACTACAGGAAATACTCCATCAGATTTTACTACACCATTACTTACTGTAGGAAATGGTACATCTACGGGTGAATCTAATACATGGCAAAATAAGAGTATTGATTTATCTTCTTTTGCAGGACAAACAGTTTATATAGCTTTTCAGAATTTTTCTAATGATATGTTTTTATTAGGAATTGATAATGTATATGTCGTGAGTGGAACTTGCCCATCTCCAGCTAGATTAATGACAAATTCTAATATTGGTTTAAATAGTGGTACTTTTAATTGGACTGCTGCAATTGGAGGTATTACCGAATATGAATATTCATGGGGTACAGCAGGCCACATACCAACAG
Proteins encoded in this region:
- a CDS encoding arginine decarboxylase, whose protein sequence is MNTKYYDLINQTFYFPQEEFTLNKDELQFHGIDLMKLVEEYGTPLKFTYLPKISQNINRAKMWFRNAMEKHDYDAKYFYCYCTKSSHFEFILNEALKNNIHIETSSAFDINIVETLMEQGKINKNTFIVCNGFKRDQYVTNIARLINNGHKNTIPVIDNFEELDLLQEEIDGKFKIGIRIAAEEEPKFEFYTSRLGIGYKDIVPFYRKQIAENKKVELKMLHFFINAGIRDTAYYWNELLKCMKVYIALKKECPTLDSLNIGGGFPIKNSLAFDYDYQYMVDEILNQIKIACDEAEVQVPHIFTEFGSFTVGEAGGALYQVLYQKKQNDRENWNMIDSSFITTLPDTWAINKRFVMIAVNRWNDTYERVLLGGLTCDGDDYYNSEQHMNAVYLPKYNKEKPLYIGFFNTGAYQETIGGFGGLSHCILPQPKHILIDKDKNGIIATEVFSEQQKAEDVLEILGYNKRKEQ
- the aroB gene encoding 3-dehydroquinate synthase, with the protein product MQTITATQYSVYFDLEGYETLAELLIPSRYSKIFILVDENTSQYCLPHLLNNLVTEIEIEIIELEVGEIHKNIETCTEVWGALSELGGDRKSVLINLGGGVISDLGGFVACTFKRGIDFINIPTTLLSMVDASIGGKNGVDLGNLKNQIGIIREPKAVIVDTQFLNTLPQNEMRSGLAEMLKHGLIFDNKYWDKFKDLKDLHTDDLNNLIHQSIQIKNTIVCEDLTENGIRKSLNFGHTLGHAIESYFLEKNAKTTLLHGEAIAVGMILESYISKEKNLLTNEEYQEIKYIINDVFEKIEFTPFDIEKIIELLIFDKKNEFGKVKFTLLDGIGKIKINQESDNTLIYNAFKDYSI
- a CDS encoding deoxyhypusine synthase family protein, translated to MSKGPVSQFIEKHYLHFNSAALVDAAKGYEEHLLDNGKMMITLAGAMSTAELGKSLAEMIRQDKVHIISCTGANLEEDIMNLVAHNSYKRVPNYRDLSPQEEWDLLENHYNRVTDTCIPEEEAFRRLQSHLFDIWNNADSKGERYFPHEFMYQMINSGVLKQYYEIDPADSWMVAAAEKNLPIVVPGWEDSTMGNIFSSYCIKGEFKATTMKSGIEYMMWLADWYPKNCAGKGIGFFQIGGGIAGDFPICVVPMLYQDMEMHDVPFWSYFCQISDSTTSYGSYSGAVPNEKITWGKLDIHTPKFIVESDATIVAPLMFAYILGW
- a CDS encoding proline dehydrogenase family protein produces the protein MNKIFDNTQVAFSLKSDTELERAYFLFKLIASQPLVKIGTAVTNFALKAHLPVEGLIRSTVFDHFCGGVNEVDCLKVVDNMFTKGVSSVLDYSVEGKEEEEQFDAALEMTLKTIEFAREREAIPFAVFKPTGFGRLDLYEKVGEKSVLTKAEQQEWNRVIARFDLACRTAHEKDVLLLIDAEESWMQDAADAIVSDMMRKYNKQKAIVFNTLQMYRWDRLDYLKNLHDQAKVEGFFIGMKLVRGAYMEKENERAEARGLKSPICVSKEATDINYDAAVLYMVENIYKMAVFAGTHNEESSYKLMQLMTEKGIAKNDNRIFFGQLLGMSDNISFNLASNGYNVAKYLPFGPVRDVMPYLIRRAEENTSVAGQTSRELMLIKKEKERRKL